The sequence below is a genomic window from Deltaproteobacteria bacterium HGW-Deltaproteobacteria-6.
GCCGCAACCGCGGAGATAAACTGTCGAGCGCGGCCTCGACCCGGAAATAGTTGCGTCCATCTTCAGCGGTGGTAATGGATGTAATTTTCTTCACGGTAAATTCGTACTTTTCATGAGGCAGCGAAGAGAGAACCAGCACACCTCTTTGTCCCAGCGCCACATCGGTGATGCGCTGTTCGTCCACTTTCAGAATCAGCCGGTAGGCATCGAGCGGCGCAATCTGGAAAAGCTCCTCGCCGCGCTTCACCGCGGCGCCATAGCGCTGGCTGAGATCACCGGCGAGGACAACCCCGTTAAAGGGGGACCGGATGACAATTTGCGAAAGTTTGTTTTGCACCAGGTTGATCTCGGCCGTTGCCTGATCAATCTGGGAACTGATGACATTGGCCTCGCCGCGATTGCGTTCCGCCATGGCTTTTTTATACTGCCGCTCATACTGGCCGCGTTTGCTCATCAGGCTCAGCATCTCGAGCTTCAGTTCCCGGTCATTCAGTTTACAGATCACGTCGTCCTTTTTGACGACATCCCCCGCCCGCACGGAAGCCTCTTTGATATATCCGTCCAGAGGGGCAATGATAGAACGGCTGATGGATCCCTCCAGGCTGGCATTGGCCGACAGGCGGTATTCATCTTTGACCAGAGCAAGCCCGACAGCCACGATGATCATCGCCGCCACGACAAGCTTCAATCCCAAATGTCCCCGGCCGAAAAGTTTCGAGGCCTGCCTTTTCATGGCCTCAAAAACGCCGAAGATAATCGGCCGGTCGCTGCGGAACTTGTTTTCCAGAACCGGGCTGGAAAGGGCCATGACACTCTTGATATACAGCATTTCCTCCGCGGAAAAAGACCGGTCATCCTGACGCTCCAGCGTCAATGCTCCATGATAATCACCCTCTCCGTAAAAAGGCAATGTCATGATGGTTTTGGAACCGTGTCTCTGCGCCATCAGTTCGTGGTCACGGACAACCAGCGCCTTTTCATCTTCGTAGGGAGGATAACGGACATCCGTCCGCTGCAGGAGAGCCTCATCCATGACGGTGCCGATCGAGCG
It includes:
- a CDS encoding histidine kinase is translated as MDATSVWKDLEHAANLEEFAGAWLTLQCSMIGGCVQAVLALKGEGGENFAPVASWPEGSSGERLAGVLDRTLSERAGMLVSLSPPENSSPNASLRYALAYPVIIDDELFGAVAVEVAVQGEDDLRPAMEGLQWGTVWLENRHRRQQGEEDRATLKRMKAAVDILAGVMAEDHFDGAARAFVTEIATRLGCDRVSLGLVKGRHAQIKAISHTAVLGKSMNIMRSIGTVMDEALLQRTDVRYPPYEDEKALVVRDHELMAQRHGSKTIMTLPFYGEGDYHGALTLERQDDRSFSAEEMLYIKSVMALSSPVLENKFRSDRPIIFGVFEAMKRQASKLFGRGHLGLKLVVAAMIIVAVGLALVKDEYRLSANASLEGSISRSIIAPLDGYIKEASVRAGDVVKKDDVICKLNDRELKLEMLSLMSKRGQYERQYKKAMAERNRGEANVISSQIDQATAEINLVQNKLSQIVIRSPFNGVVLAGDLSQRYGAAVKRGEELFQIAPLDAYRLILKVDEQRITDVALGQRGVLVLSSLPHEKYEFTVKKITSITTAEDGRNYFRVEAALDSLSPRLRPGMEGVGKINVDRRLVVLIWTRSFITWLRLGLWSWLP